gtgaactatattgccattgtatctgagaggaggagggacatttatgatgtaatgtgaggtatataaaccaatgtacatggtATTATGAGCAGAGCTCTCGAGAATAAACACTATTGGTTAATGTTGatgactggtctctgtctattttatgtaaataagaaccttacaaattcttataaacggacagagtgttttaattgaattggttaatgaacacatagGAACTAAATTCCTCTAacaaaggttctcccatctctacagggcaactctggagctctgtcagagtgaccattgggttcttggtcacctccctgaccaaggcccttctcccccgatttctcagtttggctgtgaggctagctctaggaagagtcttggtggttccaaatgtgattttgtttttgcacagtcaactgtgggaccttatatagacaggtgtgtgtgtctttccaaatcatgtccactcaattgaatttgccacaggtggactccaatcaagttgtagaaacatctcaaggatgatcaatggaaacaggatgcacctgagctcaatttcaagtctcatagcaaagggtctgaatacttactgttattattttttaaatacatttagcaacatttttgaaaaacctgttttcgctttgtcactatggggtattgtgtgtagattgatgagggggaaatcTTTCCCTCTACAGGAGAAAGACCTGCAGAGGGAAGCCCCCCAACCCtgaaggacagagggagacacagaagAAAGCCCTTGCAGAGGGAAGCCCCCCAACcttgaaggacagagagagacacaggagaaAGACCTGCAGAGGGAAGCCCCGCAACCCTAaacgacagagggagagacaggagaaagcCCTGAAGAGGGGCTTTCTCCCCAACCctgaaggacagagggagagacaggagaaagcCCTGCAGTGGGAAGCCACCCAACCCTAAAGGACAGCGGTGAGAGACAGGAGAAAGCCCTGCAGAGGGAAGCCCCCCAACCctaaaggacagagggagagacaggagaaagaccTGCAGAGGGAAGCCCCCCAACCCtgaaggacagagggagacacagaagAAAGCCCTGCAGAGGGAAGCCCCCCAACCCTGAAGGACAGGGGGAGACACAGGAGAAAGACCTGCAGAGGGAAGCCCCCCAACCctaaaggacagagggagagacaggagaaagcCCTGCAGAGGGAAGCCCCCCAACCctgaaggacagagggagagacatgagAAAGCCTTGCAGAGGGAAGCCCCCCAACCctgaaggacagagggagagacaggagaaagcCCTGCAGAGGGAAGCCCCCCAACCCtgaaggacagagggagacacaggagAAAGACCTGCAGAGGGAAGCCCCCCAAACctaaaggacagagggagagacaggagaaagcCCTGCAGAGGGAAGCCCCCCAACCCTGAAGGACAGAGGGATAGACAGGAGAAAGCCCTACATAGGGAAGCCCCCCAACCCtaaaggacagagggagacacaggagAAAGACCTGCAGAAGAGTATGCAGTGTAGACCGAGAAAGTCTTTGGACCCTGCAAGAGCGAGGACAGAACCAACCCAGCTGGTCCCCCTACAGCTCATCTCTGCCTTAAAGCCCCAGACTGGGACCCAGCTGGTCCCCCTACAGCTCATCTCTGCCCTGAAGCCCCAGACTGGGCCCCACTGGTCCCCCTACAGCTCATCTCTGCACTGAAGCTCCAGACTGGGACCCAGCTGGTCCCCCTACAGCTCATCTCTGCCCTGAAGCCCCAGACTGGGACCCAGCTGGTCCCCCTACAGCTCATCTCTGCACTGAAGCCCCAGACTGGGACCCAGCTGGTCCCCCTACAGCTCATCTCTGCCCTGAATCCCCAGACTGGGACCCAGCTGGTCCCCCTACAGCTCATCTCTGCCCTGAAGCTCCAGACTGGGCCCCACTGGTCCCCCTACAGCTCATCTCTGCACTGAAGCTCCAGACTGGGACCCAGCTGGTGCCCCTACAGCTCATCTCTGCCCTGAAGCCCCAGACTGGGACCCAGCTGGTCCACCTACAGCTCATCTCTGCCCTGAAGCCCCCGACTGGGACCCAGCTGGTCCCCCTACAGCTCATCTCTGTCCTGAAGCCCCAGACATTCACAGAGGAGATGAGACAGGTAAAATAATCTTTCTCGTCACATGACTGTCTCTTATCTTTTGAGCTGCATGTCTCTACTGGCTGAGTAATTTACTGAcacatgctctgtgtgtgtgtgtgtgtgtgtgtgtgtgtgtagcagcagGCAGCCCTGAACATCTTCATCAGGAAGAAGGCTACTCAACTGGACGTTAACACACTGGAGGATAAACTacacacctctacaacagggtacaacacacacctctacaacagggtacaacaccacatctctacaacagggtacaacactacacacacctctacaacagggtacaacaccacacctctacaacagtgtacaacacaacacacacctctacaacagggtacaacaccacacctctacaacagggtacaacacacacctctacaacagggtacaacacacctCTGCAACAGAACACACCTCTGcaacagggtacaacacaacacacacctctacaacagggtacaacacacctctgcaacagggtacaacacacctctacaacagggtacaacacatctctacaacagggtacaacacacctctacaacaggatacaacacacctctacaacaggatacaacacacctctacaacagggtacaacacacctctacaacagggtacaacacacctctacaacagggtacaacacacctctacaacagggtacaacacacctctgcaacagggtacaacacacctctacaacaggATACAACACACCTATACAACAAGGTACAACAccacacctctacaacagggtacaacaccacacctctacaacagggtacaacacaacacacacctctacaacagggtacaacacacctctgcaacagggtacaacacacctctgcaacagggta
The Oncorhynchus mykiss isolate Arlee chromosome 31, USDA_OmykA_1.1, whole genome shotgun sequence genome window above contains:
- the LOC118946001 gene encoding uncharacterized protein LOC118946001, translated to MTQVNNQLNPETGGERGRGRAALRGEQPSGGEQPSGESSPQGESSPQWESSPQGESSPQGRAALRGRPEVEGKEGVELLKGLPKPSDAPSRICPRLGPTGPPTAHLCTEAPDWDPAGPPTAHLCPEAPDWDPAGPPTAHLCTEAPDWDPAGPPTAHLCPESPDWDPAGPPTAHLCPEAPDWAPLVPLQLISALKLQTGTQLVPLQLISALKPQTGTQLVHLQLISALKPPTGTQLVPLQLISVLKPQTFTEEMRQQQAALNIFIRKKATQLDVNTLEDKLHTSTTGCCHVQWTANNPKKQKPCGNRMSLI